Below is a genomic region from bacterium.
AGGTAGACTGGGAACTCACCCCAAGGCCCATACGTGTAACACTGATCAACCAACATCACCAATTGGAAGCCCTTCAAAGGCGCCTTGATGAGCTGGAGGGCAAATACAGGGCCAATTCCCAAAATTCCGACAAGCCTCCTTCCACAGACAGCCCCTTGAGGAAAAGCAGGCACAAGGGCAAGAAGGGAAAGCCTGGGGCCAAAAAGGGACACAAGGGGCACAGGCAGGTGATGCTCGAGCCCACAAAGACAGTTGTAGTAAGGCCAGAGCGCTGTAGCTGTGGTTGCAGGAAGTTCAAGGAGATGGAGCCTTTTTACACCCATCAGGAGATTGAGCTTCCAGAGATCCGCTTGGAGGTCACCCACTTTGTGTTGCATAAAGGCCGCTGTGCCCGTTGCGGGAGGCTGAACAAGGCCAAGGTGGATGTTTCTCACAAGACTGGCTACGGCCCCAGGCTCACTGCTCTTGTGGGGGAGATGGCAGGCATTGAGGGAAACAGTAGGACCACGGTGCAGGAGTTCTTGAGCTCTGTATTGAACCTCCATGTGAGCAAGGGCGCCATTCAGAAGATGATAGACAGAAGCTCCAAGGCCATAGAGGCCCACTATGATGCCATAGGGGATGTGGTTCGCAGCCAGGAGGTTGGCTTTGTGGATGAGACCTCCTGGTGGAGGAAAGATGCCCTGGAGTGGCTCTGGGTGATGACAAACTCCCTTGGGGCTCACTTCATGGTGCACTCCAGGCGTTCCAAGCAAGCCTTTGAGGCCTTGGTCAGACACTGGAGAGGTACCCTTGTCAGTGACGGCTACGGGCTTTACAGGAGCTGGTGTGGCCCCAGGCAAAGCTGCCTTGCACATCTGATCCGAAAGGCCAGGGGGTTTGCCCAAAGGGGCAAAGAAGCTGTGTCTGATTTTGGCAAGAAGCTGGAGGCAGAACTCAAGAGGCTTTGTGAGATGGCCCGGGGTTCTCCCACCATAGGGTGCTACCGGGCATGGTATGCCCGCTTCACTCACTTGATTAAAAC
It encodes:
- a CDS encoding IS66 family transposase, whose protein sequence is MADARHMDPDKYPEFLVGDNGIPLVSQVDWELTPRPIRVTLINQHHQLEALQRRLDELEGKYRANSQNSDKPPSTDSPLRKSRHKGKKGKPGAKKGHKGHRQVMLEPTKTVVVRPERCSCGCRKFKEMEPFYTHQEIELPEIRLEVTHFVLHKGRCARCGRLNKAKVDVSHKTGYGPRLTALVGEMAGIEGNSRTTVQEFLSSVLNLHVSKGAIQKMIDRSSKAIEAHYDAIGDVVRSQEVGFVDETSWWRKDALEWLWVMTNSLGAHFMVHSRRSKQAFEALVRHWRGTLVSDGYGLYRSWCGPRQSCLAHLIRKARGFAQRGKEAVSDFGKKLEAELKRLCEMARGSPTIGCYRAWYARFTHLIKTHMRRRDEVGRFARRLLSEMDSLMVFLYEPGVEPTNNQAERALRFGVLWRKRSLGTDSDKGDR